The Acidithiobacillus ferrooxidans ATCC 23270 genomic interval CCGAGCAACTGATAGAGGTCGCTCAGACGCTGCTGATATTCTTTCAATACTTCAATGCTCTGGGTGCGCAAAGCCCAGCCGGTAATGGCCGCGGTAACATTGGGGTTGCCGTCCCGGTCCCCCCCGATCCAGGAACCAAAGCGGATAAACGCGGGAATATCGATGTCGGCATTTGCAAAAACCCGGCGCGCGGCCCGGCGCGCGGCCCGATAAGTGAGAGGTACCGCCTCGAACAGGCTGTCGCGGAAGTAGAACAGACCGTTTTCCACCTCATCCTGCACCTGTGGCTTGTTGGTGCGCACCTCTTCCGTTTCCCAGAGTATCTGGATCTGCGCCCGCAGGTTGTCCATCACCTCCTGTTCTTCTTCGTCATTGAGCGCAGAATCGTCGAGCATCTTGCTGGTCACGAAAATGCGGCGCAGGGCATGGAGGACCGTTCGGCGCTTGGACTCCGTGGGGTGTGCCGTGAATACCGGCAGATAACGGATCTGATCCAGGAGAAATTGCAATTGTCCGGGGTTGATACCCTGGCCTTGCAATTCGCGGAAGGTTTCCTCGAAGGACCCTGTCCACAGCATGCTTCCCTTTTGGAGCAGACGGCGGCGGTGCAGGTGCTGGAACTCCTCTTCGGCGATGTTGACCAAGCTGAAATAGGTGTTAAACGCACGGATGACCAGGACCAGATCGTCCTGGGGAAGGGCGTCGATAAAGCGGGCGAGTCGCTCCCGGAGGCGAAGGTCCTCCCGCTTGTGGAGGCGAATGTATCCCTGACGCAGTTGCTCCACGGCGTTGAATACGCGATGCCCGGCCTGTTCGCGCAGAACCTCTCCCAGCAGGTTGCCGAGCAACTTGACGCGGTTACGGAGCGCTTTACCGTTGAGGGCCTTTTTTTCCACGTATTTCGTCTCCTTTGAGGCTGATCTGCCCGGAAACCGCCTGGCAAACCCCCTGTTGCCGCTTTCGGCTCCGGGCGGGCGGAGCCGAACGGCACGCGAGATCACTTTTGACGGCTGGCTTTGCATCTAACGTAATGGCAAGTGCGCGACAGGTCAATTCACAGTGAGGCTGGTCTCCGCAACCCTCGCCCCGAGGCCGCGTCCCGATGTCGCGCAATGCATGGTATTCGGATTGTTTTTGCGGTAGGCTGATGGCCTCGAAGTGGAAGGAGGCCCGCAGGCTTTTTCACTACATCTAAAAGCGCCATAAAGCGACAGTCTTAAGGAGATAAAAATGGCCGGACAACAAAAAGGACAGGTCCTTCAGGATCCTTTTCTCAATCTTTTGCGTAAAGAACATGTTCCTGTCGCCATCTATCTGGTGAACGGCATCAAGCTGCAAGGTTTCGTGGAGTCCTTCGACCAGTTTGTCGTGCTACTGCGCAATAACGTCAGTCAGATGATTTATAAACACGCCATTTCCACGGTGGTTCCTGGTCGCGATGTGCGTTTGCCCTTGCCGGAAGCTGAAGGTGAGAGCAGCACCGAAGAAGAGGCCTGATTCTGGCGAATACCGCAGTCGCTGTGGCCGCGCCCCGGGAGAGGATTCTGCTCGTCCATGTGGTATTACATGGAGAGGCGGATCCCGACGCCGGGGCGGAGTTTTTCCATCTGGCCACCGACAGTGGTGCGGATGTGTTGGAACTGCTTTCCGTTCAGCGCGGACGTCCCGATCCTGCGACCTTTCTGGGGCGTGGCAAGGTGGCGGAACTGGCGGAGCGAGTTGCAGCATTGTCCGTGGATCTCGTTCTTTTCGACCGGGTTTTGAGCCCTGTGCAGGAGCGCAATCTGGAGGGCGCCCTCCACTGCCGGGTTGTCGACCGGGTAGGTCTCATCCTCGATATTTTTGCGCGGCGGGCGCGGACCCATGAAGGCAAACTGCAGGTGGAGTTGGCGCAACTGACGCGCCTTCGTACCCGCCTTGTCCGCGGCTGGACCCATCTGGAGCGCCAGCGCGGCGGCATCGGATTGCGGGGTCCGGGTGAAACGCAGCTGGAAACGGACCGCCGTCTCATCGGCGAACGCATTCTTTCCCTGCGCGGGCGCCTGATCAAAGTGGCTGCACATCGGGCAACACAGCGGCGGGCGCGGCAGCGGGCACCCCTGCCGACGGTCGCCTTGGTCGGTTATACCAATGCCGGCAAATCCTCCCTCTTCAATACCCTCACCAAAAGTTCCAGCTACGCCGCGGACCGTCTTTTCGCGACCCTCGATCCCGCCATCCGGCGTTTGCAGATAGAGGGGCATGAAGCCATTCTCCTGGCCGATACCGTCGGTTTCTTGCGCGACTTGCCGACCGACTTGATTGCCGCTTTTCGCGCGACACTGGAAGAGGTAAACCAGGCGCAATTACTTCTTCATGTGGTGGACAGCAGCGCGCCTGATCGCGATGCCCAGATTGCCGCGGTAGATGCGGTGTTGAGGGAAATTGGCGCGGAGGATATTCCCCGCCTGCTGGTACTGAACAAGGTGGAGCTCACCGGAGATATGCCGGGAAACGTGTATGAGAGCTCTGGCAAACTGGCAGCGGTGCGTGTCAGCGCGCACTCGGGTATCGGCATACCCGAGTTGCTGCAGGCCGTGACACAGCGTGTGGGGCGCTCCATGTTGCGCGCTGATCTGACGCTGATGCCTGAAGAAGGAGCCCTGCGTGCGCGGATACATCGTCTGGCCAGTGTTATCGCTGAGCGTTTCGATGAGCAGGGCAGGACACATCTGACTTTTGACATTGATGGTCTCAACTGGCGGCGCCTGCATACGCAGATGCGCGATAGCGGTTGTCAGGCGATGGACGCGCCCCCTACAATACCGGTTGATGGCTGAGGAAGGAGAGCAGTATGCCGTGGAGTGATCCGGGCGGGAACGGAAACAAAAACGATAACAACCCCTGGGGACGGCGTCCTGGTGCGCAAAAGCCGGTTTTCGATATTCAGAAAATTACCCGGGAGTTGAAAAAGCTGGGCGGTATTTTCGGCTCGGGCGGTGGGCGCAGCGGTGGGCCGAAGATGGATTACAAGTGGCTGCACCTCCTGCCTTTCCTGGTGATTGCCGTGCTGATCCTGTTCTGGTTTGCTTCCGGCATTTATGTCGTGGGACCGGGTGAAGAAGGCGTGGTACTGCGTTTTGGCAGAGAGGTCGGTATCAGTCAACCCGGTTTACACTACCGCCTCCCTTTCCCCTTTGAGAGGGTATACTTGCTCAAAGTAGCGCAAAGCCGGCGTCTGGTTCTGGGCTATAGCGGTGCTGCCGACACCCGGAATCCCGGCATGATGCTGACCGTCGATGAAAGTGTGGTGGATGTCCGTTTCGCTGTGCAGTATCGCATCGCCAATGCAGGAGATTACCTATTTGCTACCGCAAATCCGGATCAGTTGATTTCCTTCTGTGCGGAATCCGCCATGCGGGAGGTCGTGGGACGCAGCAAAATCGACAGTCTGCTCACTTCCGGCAAAGGCGACATTCAGCAACAGGTGCAGCAAATCACCCAAAACCTGCTGAGCCGTTATCACGCGGGCGTGAGCGTTGATTCGGTCCAACTGTTGGAGGTGACGCCTCCCAAGGTCGTCCAGCCGGCGTTTGCGGATGTGGTAAAGGCGCGTGAAGACATGGAACGGACGCGCGATGAAGCGCAGGCCTATGCGAACGCAGTCGTTCCCAAAGCTACGGGGGAGGCCGCCGCGATGGTGACGAACGCCGAAGGTTATAAACAGCAGATGGTCGACCGGGCCAAGGGGGACAGCGCACGCTTCACCGACATTCTCCAGGCCTATCAGAAAAATCCGAAAGTGGTGAGTGAGCGCATGTACTTGCGCACCATGCAGGACATTCTGAGCCATACCCCGAAAGTGATTGTCGAGAGCAAGGGACAGCCCGTGATAAATCTCCATATGCCTGCCAGGAGTCCTGCGGCGGTCAGCAGCCCGACGAGCTCAGCGGCAGAAACCGCGCCGACCGTATCTGTGGCCCCGCCGGTCGCACCGACGATCAGTCCGGTGGCGCTGCCGGCCGCTGTGTCAGGAGCCAGTTCATGAAGAACTGGGCCTGGAGTGTGATCATTGCGGTATTGGCGCTGGTGCTGCTGGCGTCGGCAAGCTTTTATTCCGTATCCATGACCCAGACCGCCGTGGTGCTGCAATTTGGTAAGGCAGTGCGCGTGGTGGAATCCCCCGGGCTCTATATGAAATGGCCCATTGCGCAGAATGTGGCTTTTGTCAATAAGAGTCTGTCCAGCTATAGCACGCAGCCGGAATCCTTCTTGACGGTAGGGAAAAAGCCGGTGCTTATCAGCCTTTTTGCCGAATGGCGAGTAACCGATCCACTGGTTTTCTACGCCCGCCTGCATAACGACGGAGCCGCAGGGAGCCGGATTGGTGATGTGCTGCGTTCTGCGTTGCGGAGTGAAGTCGGCAAGATGACGCTGAAGTCGGTGATACAGGGCCAACGCAGCAAAATGATGGATCCGGTGCTGGCGGAGGCCAATAAGCGTCTTCAGCCACTGGGCGTGCATCTGGTCGATCTGCGTATTCTGCAGGTGGGTTTGCCCACGGATGTGCTGCAAGCCGTCTATAAACGGATGGAGGCCGAGCGTGCGGAGGAGGCCAATGCCTACCGCTCCGAGGGGGCTGCGGATGCTGCCAAAATCCGCGCTGAGGCGAATAAGGAACAAACCCGGATTATGGCGGATGCCTACCGGCAGCAGGAAGAGCTGAAGGGGCAGGGAGATGCCGAGGCGGCGTCTATTTATGGTGCCGCCTATGGCAAGGATCCGGCATTTTACTCGTTTTATCGCAGCCTGGAGGCGTACCGCCACAGCCTGAGTGACAAAGACGTGCTGGTGCTCAGTCCGGATGCGCCATTCTTCCGGTATTTCCGTCACTCGTTGGAGCCGGCGGGCAAATGACGCGTACCGAAAGCCACCCGGCCTGGTTGCTGCCCAGCGGATTTGAGGATGTTCTCCCCGCACGAACGGAGGCGCTGGAGCGCTGCCGCCGTGCGTTGCTCGATCTTTACGCGCAATGGGGTTACCGTCAGGTCATCCCCCCCCTCGTAGAACATCTGGAGAGTTTGCTGACCGGGAGTGCCGCAGACCTCGACTTACAGACCTGGAAACTGTTGGATCAGGATAGTGGCCGGTTGGTGGGGTTGCGTTCGGATATGACGCCGCAAATGGCTCGCATAGATGCCCAGACATCTTCTGCAAAGGAGGTCCGGCGTCTGTCTTATGCGGGTACGGTGCTGCGCGCCCGCCCCGATCTGCTCGGTGGGAGCCGTGCCCCTTTTCAGATGGGCGCCGAGCTCTTCGGGGTGGAGGGGGCGGAGGGAGATCTGGAGGTCCTTTCCCTGATGGTGGAGAGCCTCATCCACTGTGCCGTACCGGATTTGTTGCTGGATATCGGCCACGTGGGTATTTCCCAAACGTTGGCCGATGCGGCAGGCCTGGAAGGCGCTTTACGCGCTGATCTGTTGCGGCATGTCGAGCGCAAGGCGTGGTCGGATGTACGGACGTGGCTGCGGGAGCATCATTGCGGTATGGAACTGACCGCCGATTTTGATGCCCTGTCCGGCCTGCAGGGGGATTTCGACGTATTGGAGCAGGCTCGGCGGTATCTGGGGCATTACCCCGCCGTTCG includes:
- the hflX gene encoding ribosome rescue GTPase HflX: MAAPRERILLVHVVLHGEADPDAGAEFFHLATDSGADVLELLSVQRGRPDPATFLGRGKVAELAERVAALSVDLVLFDRVLSPVQERNLEGALHCRVVDRVGLILDIFARRARTHEGKLQVELAQLTRLRTRLVRGWTHLERQRGGIGLRGPGETQLETDRRLIGERILSLRGRLIKVAAHRATQRRARQRAPLPTVALVGYTNAGKSSLFNTLTKSSSYAADRLFATLDPAIRRLQIEGHEAILLADTVGFLRDLPTDLIAAFRATLEEVNQAQLLLHVVDSSAPDRDAQIAAVDAVLREIGAEDIPRLLVLNKVELTGDMPGNVYESSGKLAAVRVSAHSGIGIPELLQAVTQRVGRSMLRADLTLMPEEGALRARIHRLASVIAERFDEQGRTHLTFDIDGLNWRRLHTQMRDSGCQAMDAPPTIPVDG
- a CDS encoding ATP phosphoribosyltransferase regulatory subunit → MTRTESHPAWLLPSGFEDVLPARTEALERCRRALLDLYAQWGYRQVIPPLVEHLESLLTGSAADLDLQTWKLLDQDSGRLVGLRSDMTPQMARIDAQTSSAKEVRRLSYAGTVLRARPDLLGGSRAPFQMGAELFGVEGAEGDLEVLSLMVESLIHCAVPDLLLDIGHVGISQTLADAAGLEGALRADLLRHVERKAWSDVRTWLREHHCGMELTADFDALSGLQGDFDVLEQARRYLGHYPAVRAALDDLQRVWSVLRARYPDLAIQCDLSEIHGHRYHTGLLFSLFGPQRGEALASGGRYDDIGAAFGRRRAATGFSLDIKPLLLGLPDSGRIGRIWAPAGMDDLLWQSIQEHRRAGFVVLQDLLRQDAPSPQILRAQGFDAVLIQEATGWKVQRLDS
- the hflK gene encoding FtsH protease activity modulator HflK — encoded protein: MPWSDPGGNGNKNDNNPWGRRPGAQKPVFDIQKITRELKKLGGIFGSGGGRSGGPKMDYKWLHLLPFLVIAVLILFWFASGIYVVGPGEEGVVLRFGREVGISQPGLHYRLPFPFERVYLLKVAQSRRLVLGYSGAADTRNPGMMLTVDESVVDVRFAVQYRIANAGDYLFATANPDQLISFCAESAMREVVGRSKIDSLLTSGKGDIQQQVQQITQNLLSRYHAGVSVDSVQLLEVTPPKVVQPAFADVVKAREDMERTRDEAQAYANAVVPKATGEAAAMVTNAEGYKQQMVDRAKGDSARFTDILQAYQKNPKVVSERMYLRTMQDILSHTPKVIVESKGQPVINLHMPARSPAAVSSPTSSAAETAPTVSVAPPVAPTISPVALPAAVSGASS
- the hflC gene encoding protease modulator HflC, translated to MKNWAWSVIIAVLALVLLASASFYSVSMTQTAVVLQFGKAVRVVESPGLYMKWPIAQNVAFVNKSLSSYSTQPESFLTVGKKPVLISLFAEWRVTDPLVFYARLHNDGAAGSRIGDVLRSALRSEVGKMTLKSVIQGQRSKMMDPVLAEANKRLQPLGVHLVDLRILQVGLPTDVLQAVYKRMEAERAEEANAYRSEGAADAAKIRAEANKEQTRIMADAYRQQEELKGQGDAEAASIYGAAYGKDPAFYSFYRSLEAYRHSLSDKDVLVLSPDAPFFRYFRHSLEPAGK
- the hfq gene encoding RNA chaperone Hfq; this encodes MAGQQKGQVLQDPFLNLLRKEHVPVAIYLVNGIKLQGFVESFDQFVVLLRNNVSQMIYKHAISTVVPGRDVRLPLPEAEGESSTEEEA